Part of the Mauremys mutica isolate MM-2020 ecotype Southern chromosome 1, ASM2049712v1, whole genome shotgun sequence genome is shown below.
ACAGTTGGGCCTTCTTTGGGGTTTCAGGAAACGGGATTTAAAGTATCTTTTGCAGCACTCTATCCAACATCTTAAATTTTCCTCCTTGGTCTGTGTACAGACCAGGACATCATCCACATAAGAAATCACACTATCCCTTTCAGACATTCCCTCCCATGTTTTTGCTACACAGGCAAGGCAAATTACAGGTGCATTATTCCAGCCCATGGAGACCTGGGCAAAACACAATTGTTTTTCCTGCAAGGTGAAAGTAAATGTATAGTAGCTGTCCTGGTGTAAGGAGATGATTAAGAAAGTGTTAGCCAACTCTAAAACTGACAACCACCGGGCCCCTCCGACAATGGAAGCCATCACCTCCTGATATTTAGCCACTACGGGGGCCATAGGTGGAGTCACCTGGTTGAGGGGACAAAAATCTCTCCAGGTTTTGCCATCACTCTTAAGCACAGGCCATAGGGCAGCATTGTTAGTGCTGGGCTGTTCCACTAAAACTCCTTGGCTCAAAAGCCCATCAATTGTTTCCTTTACACTGGCTCCTGCCTCTTTTGGATATCGATACTGCTTCTGCGGTGGAGGATCAGGGCCTGTGACTAGGATTTCGGCATCAATTTTACCACATTCTATTTTATTCTGAGCCCACACCTCTGCAATTGCTAAAACTTCTGGAGGCCAAGCAGGCCATTCCAATTCCTCAGGTGCCTTAAGGGCTGCTATGCGATAGCTGACTGAAATCTCCACAGGCTCCCATGAGGGGCCAGGGGGCATTTCTCACAAAACCCTGTTAGCACAATCAACCAACACTCTCAATTCCCTCAGAGCGTCTATTCCTAGAATACCTTCTCCCCGCACATCCATCAAGCCAAATTGCCCTTGACTCTTCTTTGTCCCCACACTATATGGGATTGTTTACAGAAGGAGACAATGCTTTGTGCCTCATTAAATCCCTGTAAGGTCTTTACTCTAGCCGGAGGTCCAAACAGGTGCTTATTTTGGGTACTAATTAGGGAGTAGGTGGCACCTGAGTCTACTAGTCAATTTTGTCCAAACACCCCTCCTGCAAATTTCACACAAACCGTGAATCTCCCCCACTCATTGGTGTTTACTTGTGCCCCAACTGGGGGTTCGTGGGGTCCCCGGCCTCTGTATAGGGCAGCGATTGGTGGTACACTGGAGCTTGGGCGTGGAAAACGCAGGTAAATTTTAGTCACTGGATCATTGCACATGTGATAAAGAAGTTCAACACTGtagtttatttcttttctttggcTATCAGAAAGTGCAGATTTTGTTAGTTGAACTGATCAAGAACCATGTTCATACAGGGTGTAATGGAAGGACAACCTACATCAGAAAGCTGCAGTATATTCTCTTAGTATGGAAGTCATGGAAATGCCAAGAGACAGGGTGTGTGGAAAGTTCAATCTGAAGGGTGACACTGAAAGAGATCAAGTGATGGTGAGGGAGAAGGAACTCAGCAACAGAGAAACAGTGCTTGGTGAAGGAGTGGTAAGACATTACGTGCGAGGAACTTCTCAGACTATGAAATTCCACAATGTCAAGCTCAACAAAATTGGGAGAGAGTAACCTTGATTAACAAGGAGATATCTCTTCCCAATCTTCTCATACAGGTTTAAAGTCAGTGGCCCCGAGCAATCATCTTCTGCAGGTATATTTGCTCACTTTGTCACGAAGTTCTTtggttttgaccccataaatgatagggttgagcatAGGGGGGATGAGGAAGTGGAGGTTTGCCAAGATTATGTGAACGTGGGGAGCGATGCCCTGACCGAAGCGGTGTGTTACAgtggagaagaggaagaaagtACAAGACATCAGCATCACACATATGTGGGCcgtgcaggtgttgagggctttctgaTGAGCTttcttggaggagattctgaggacaGCCCTCGTTATCAGACTATATGAGAAGGCAACGAGCAACAGGTCTAACCCTAAGACTACAAATGTGACCACCAAGCCATAAGTCCTGTTGACTGTGATATCCCCACAGGACATCTTTGCCACAGCCATGTGCTCACAGTATGTATGGTGGATAATGTTGTCGGCACAGAATGGCTgcctgctcaggagcaggggcagaggcagAACGAAGAGAACAGTTCTTATCAAACCCAAAAGCCCTAGCTGAGCTATTCGTGTGTTAGTGAGGATGGTGTCATATCTCAGGGGGTTGCATATGGCAATGTAGCGATCAAAGGCCATTGCCACAAGAATGGCTGACTGCATAACAGAAACTGCATGAAGGAaaaacatctgggtgaggcagccacccacagtaatgcctttcaaattgaaccaaaatatacacaggGCTTTCGGCACGACGGAGGTAGATGTGGCAATGTCTGTGAGTGCCAGCATGCAGATcagcaggtacatcggcttgtgcagggtctgctctttgCCTACAACAAACAGAACCATGACATTTCCCAACAGGCCGATAATGTAGAACacagagaaagggatggaaatccagatgtGAATAGCTTCCAGGCCAGATATGCCAGCAAGAATGAATGTGGAAGGGCCAGAGGGGGAGAGGTTGAAAGATGCCATAAGGTGGTTGATGCGTCAATTGGGCTCAGAAATGTTCAAAGTTCCTgtaaagagagagaaacacagtgagggtttttaaaaactttataaCAAATATTTATTACGAATTTAGAATAGGGggtgagcagtgaggtggcaacatttacaGATGGCACCAGATTATTTAGGTCATATTCAAGTCCAAAGAACTCCACAGAAGAAACTAACCAAGTCACGTAAATTGATGTCatgatgacagatgaaattccatgTCAATAATCGCAACTTGTATGGTCATTGGAGGGAAAATCTTGAACTCTTCAAACACCATACAAAGTTGTAATTTAACCGTATGCACTCAGGACAGGAATCTGGGTGTCATGTTATAGAGCTCTGTGAAACCCTGCTCACGGTGCAAACATGGACAGAAACTGAGAAAAAACAGTGGGATCCGGGAGGAAATGGGATATGGAATCATACAGAAAATACAATGCCATGAGATCAGTCAGTCAGTGTTTCTCCCTCCTATGGACTCCTCTGTTTAGTACTGGGCACCCTTCTCACCCAGAGTATTGCAAAACTAGAGGTGTTCAGACAAAGGCAACTAGAATGATCAAGGGCCCTGTGAAACTCATATGGAGAGAGGTTGAAAAGACTGGGGTTGTTATCTtacaaaggagatgaataagaggggacataAGAAAAGTTTATAAAATACTTTATAAAATGGAGGatgtgttctccctgtctcataacaaAAGATCAAGAGGACATTCAATTAAACTGAAATGTGGCAAATTCGAAAGAGGTAAAAAAAGAATGCTTTCGCCGCTCAGTGCCTAATCAGACTGAAGAACTCCTTGCTACAAGAGGTAGTTCAGGCCATGAGCTAAGCAAGAATCAGGAAGGGTTTGGACGTATATATGGACCGTGAACCTATCCAGTTTCAATAACtacagctaaataaatatttcagaacGCCTAAGCCCACATGTTTCAGGGGACAAGCCAATCTCTTGCTGTTAGGCATCATGCTCATCTACGATATAGCACTCAACAGAAAGGGCATGGAACTACAAGGATTTTGGTGTTTAGGTATAAAGGCCTGCACATCTGGGAGATCATAGAAAATAATGTGTACAGgttactggttcagaccaatctGGATTGGTTGGTAAACTAGGTGGAATCAAACAATGTGCGTTCTAATATAGTTATGTAGCTATCTACATCTAGGGACAAAGAATGTAGGCGATGCTTACATGATGGACTCTGTGTGAAGTGCAATGACTCTAAACATGTTTTGGGGGTATGAAGAAATAATTAtctaaacatgagctcccagcgtGAGCCTGTGCCCAAAAGAACGAATGTGATCCTTCGATGATAAGAAGGGTAATCTCAGGGAGacgtagagaagttattttacctcgaatttggcactggtgcaactgctgcaggAATCCTGTCTCCAGTTTGGTGTCCATGATGAAAGATGGATGTTGATACATTGAAGAGGgttctatttagtttaacaaagatggttaagggatgacttgataaCAGTGTGTAAGAACCTACACAGGGAACATATATGTAATAACAGGCTTTACAGCCTCCATACGGAGGAGTAATGCGatgcaatggctggaaattgaagttaAAGAAATTCTGACTGGGAATAAGGCACGCATTTTTAAATGGTGAGagtaaccattagaacaatttaccaagggtatGTGGATTCCCAATCACTGAGAATTttgaaatcaaggttggatgtgaCACTTGGATCTGGGGTAcaactgagccctctgactcacaAGCCTGGGATCCCTCTCTCAATGTCCTGCTGAGACAAACTGTGAACTGCTCCTGGTACTACGCCTCCACCACCATCCGTACAGAAAGCTACCCTTCCAGCTGCAgatacatgcaggctctctgaccagacACTGCATGAACCAATAATAGAGAGTACAGCCAAAATAACCACCAGCTCCCTAGCCTAGAACCCCAGAGCTGTATCGTCCTGCCCTGGTCCAAACCCCAACCAGTATGAATTTGTTACCCAGTTtgctcctccctcaatgtggggaGGACAATGCACACTTTTGGTAAACAAGCTGAGATTTgtccccca
Proteins encoded:
- the LOC123375489 gene encoding putative olfactory receptor 52P1; translated protein: MASFNLSPSGPSTFILAGISGLEAIHIWISIPFSVFYIIGLLGNVMVLFVVGKEQTLHKPMYLLICMLALTDIATSTSVVPKALCIFWFNLKGITVGGCLTQMFFLHAVSVMQSAILVAMAFDRYIAICNPLRYDTILTNTRIAQLGLLGLIRTVLFVLPLPLLLSRQPFCADNIIHHTYCEHMAVAKMSCGDITVNRTYGLVVTFVVLGLDLLLVAFSYSLITRAVLRISSKKAHQKALNTCTAHICVMLMSCTFFLFSTVTHRFGQGIAPHVHIILANLHFLIPPMLNPIIYGVKTKELRDKVSKYTCRR